A portion of the Girardinichthys multiradiatus isolate DD_20200921_A chromosome 23, DD_fGirMul_XY1, whole genome shotgun sequence genome contains these proteins:
- the LOC124860668 gene encoding uncharacterized protein LOC124860668 produces MWCYQKPGFEALLLTELQRQQQCSQFCDTLLKAGGVSVPAHSCILSAISPHVSSALSSIPTPPSGQSRLLEFQPLRACTLLHIIRLLYSGEMAGEGESEKQEAIYAAAQLGINGLVEVTKSRGRLGGGMKQYTEVGVQTEPLRMEEDEGRTVGWRREVRDGFTYLWKEMLSDRGRDMGTQTEEQLVNSCTPAPPAVTYETIDISALQSLVQTDAQQFVPVTLVYPLDENQVVQCSSTSSKCLQESITSGSTSVAIVAPQRTPVCPPLPHFSTQAASCVADTQSCGADPNPKEWEGERLEQFEGNIAGFINYFLNPESSENSSRGRGRGGRRPRGARGARIGQQRTRRPKGRTAGRGRGRFTQLVDVQEIGVGKLQKVFLHRWVVITPRTGQGGGTVGRKLYQKPREELEPAQKYQRRRARGKVFEVDQSRDVQQGCDGGVTHTQRGRRNTTQQLTKASLFCNPSLPPMLSPPAPYVSPALSLHHTPQVPPPAPPPHEDQPEQIDRLLEEVMMGLDILPNNKATHSQFPLPTSSNTVSSSGSSAVQNKQQTQIIRSGVPVLQQQCEGELNDMLENLLQLFEQHDESSNTRKEDETQDKSSSEASQPLAVLRKDTRVKGHGETPRLQPQVNHSQTPGVQRDDADLSNNHLQTQEASPCSAVFSENSEEKTIPLTKKPKKRMTNLFSLEKKKPSSQDSKATSVQDQTELQLQQIPVVRLERNSLLSVRSVLCQSPEEKSPSEAQTSVKCSLWGHFGKKWVTKSYPIRSRLKEVQIKEFMPFLEQKLEKKADKPRRCRRGGPKKNENLLSSSHIESSPTLVQPQSMGFCCTNDQTDKKPEGHKEDLIKEVKGPTERGIKRGVESMKETGDHVLLDKRICLDQTTTRETFAPSSQSADFLSAAATLEQEEVIDVETVSLSSSTGCLQEAKQVEEPISKAEGSLSGEDTQSPDEIIDVDGDQEDSAETIWYKEDHSPQERCSVSPSHSDKEFGLEWTGKCDKDTEIEDIDVIGGSSPAPDPVIISWTESSEGEEEGREDEEVDVVGEKMDGTSVTLSAVGQMEISQTEVLSY; encoded by the exons ATGTGGTGCTACCAAAAACCAGGGTTTGAAGCCCTCCTTCTCACTGAGCTGCAGAGGCAACAACAGTGCAGCCAGTTCTGTGACACTTTGCTCAAAGCCGGAG GTGTATCAGTGCCAGCACACAGTTGCATTCTGTCAGCCATTAGCCCTCACGTCTCCTCTGCTCTGTCGTCCATACCGACGCCCCCTTCTGGACAGAGCCGTCTCCTGGAGTTTCAGCCACTGAGAGCCTGCACCCTGCTGCACATCATCAGGCTCCTTTACTCTGGAGAGATGGCCGGGGAGGGGGAAAGCGAAAAGCAGGAGGCCATCTATGCTGCAGCCCAGCTTGGCATCAACGGGTTGGTGGAGGTGACGAAAAGCAGGGGAAGGCTTGGCGGAGGGATGAAGCAGTACACAGAGGTGGGAGTCCAAACGGAGCCCCTGAGGATGGAGGAAGATGAAGGGAGAACGGTCGGGTGGAGAAGAGAAGTGAGGGATGGGTTCACTTATCTGTGGAAAGAGATGCTTTCAGACAGAGGAAGAGACATGGGGACTCAAACAGAGGAGCAGCTCGTAAACTCATGCACTCCTGCTCCCCCAGCCGTGACCTATGAGACCATCGATATCAGTGCTCTCCAGAGTTTAGTGCAGACAGATGCTCAACAGTTTGTCCCTGTCACATTGGTCTATCCGCTAGATGAAAACCAAGTGGTACAATGTTCCTCTACTTCTTCAAAATGTCTGCAAGAATCCATAACATCTGGAAGCACATCTGTAGCCATTGTAGCACCACAACGCACACCTGTGTGTCCTCCTCTCCCTCATTTTTCCACCCAGGCAGCCTCTTGTGTGGCTGACACTCAGAGCTGTGGGGCTGACCCTAACCCTAAGGAGTGGGAAGGCGAAAGGTTGGAGCAGTTTGAGGGAAACATCGCGGGATTCATCAACTACTTCTTGAACCCCGAGAGCAGTGAGAACTCCAGCAGGGGCAGGGGAAGGGGAGGGAGGAGGCCAAGAGGTGCCAGGGGAGCCAGGATAGGACAGCAGAGAACCAGGAGACCCAAAGGGAGGACAGCAGGGAGGGGACGGGGCAGATTCACTCAGTTGGTGGATGTGCAGGAGATTGGGGTGGGCAAGCTGCAGAAGGTGTTTCTGCACAGGTGGGTGGTGATAACGCCCAGAACAGGTCAGGGTGGAGGCACAGTGGGCAGAAAATTGTACCAAAAGCCCAGAGAGGAGCTGGAGCCAGCCCAGAAATATCAGAGAAGGAGAGCACGTGGAAAAGTGTTTGAGGTGGACCAGAGTCGGGACGTGCAGCAGGGCTGTGATGGAGGGGTAACACACACCCAGCGGGGCCGGAGGAACACAACACAGCAGCTTACCAAG GCCAGTCTTTTCTGCAATCCCTCCCTACCCCCGATGCTTTCACCTCCCGCGCCGTATGTTTCCCCAGCATTGTCCCTGCACCACACCCCCCAGgtgcctcctccagctcctccgccTCATGAGGACCAGCCTGAACAAATCGATCGTCTACTGGAAGAAGTCATGATGGGCCTGGATATTTTACCGAATAACAAAGCTACCCATTCACAGTTTCCCCTTCCAACAAGCAGCAACACCGTTAGCTCCTCTGGCAGCTCTGCTGtccaaaacaaacaacagaccCAGATTATCCGCTCTGGGGTGCCAGTGCTGCAGCAGCAATGCGAGGGGGAGCTAAATGACATGCTGGAAAACCTCCTTCAATTATTTGAGCAGCATGATGAAAGCAGTAACACCAGGAAAGAGGACGAAACACAAGATAAGAGTTCTTCAGAGGCCAGTCAGCCACTCGCTGTCCTGAGAAAAGACACAAGAGTCAAGGGTCATGGGGAAACACCTCGTCTACAGCCTCAAGTCAATCACTCTCAGACACCTGGAGTACAAAGGGATGATGCCGATCTATCAAACAACCACCTGCAGACGCAAGAAGCGTCGCCGTGTTCGGCCGTTTTCTCTGAAAACTCTGAAGAGAAAACCATCCCACTAACAAAGAAACCAAAGAAAAGAATGACAAACCTGTTCTCAttagagaagaagaagccatcATCACAGGATTCAAAGGCCACATCAGTTCAGGATCAGAcagagctgcagctgcagcagatcCCGGTGGTGAGACTGGAGAGGAACAGCTTGCTGTCAGTCAGATCGGTGCTCTGTCAGAGCCCCGAGGAAAAG AGTCCATCAGAAGCACAGACCTCAGTGAAATGCTCCCTTTGGGGCCATTTTGGAAAGAAATGGGTCACAAAGTCCTACCCAATCAGGAGCAGACTTAAAGAAGTACAAATCAAG gAGTTTATGCCTTTTCTAGAACAGAAACTTGAAAAGAAAGCAGACAAGCCGAGAAGATGCAGGAGGGGCGGgccaaagaaaaatgaaaatcttCTTAGTTCATCTCATATTGAGAGTTCACCAACTCTAGTTCAACCACAGTCTATGGGTTTCTGTTGCACAAATGACCAAACGGACAAAAAGCCAGAGGGTCATAAAGAAGACTTGATAAAAGAGGTGAAAGGACCCACGGAAAGAGGAATAAAACGAGGAGTAGAATCTATGAAGGAGACCGGTGATCATGTCCTTCTAGACAAGAGAATTTGCTTAGATCAGACAACTACCAGGGAAACGTTCGCACCGAGCTCTCAGTCTGCAGACTTTCTCTCTGCAGCAGCAACTTTAGAGCAAGAGGAGGTAATTGACGTAGAAACTGTTTCACTGAGCAGCTCAACAGGTTGTTTACAGGAAGCAAAACAAGTGGAAGAACCAATCAGCAAAGCTGAGGGAAGTTTATCAGGTGAAGACACACAGAGTCCTGATGAGATTATCGATGTGGACGGAGACCAAGAAGACTCTGCTGAGACTATTTGGTACAAAGAGGATCATTCACCCCAGGAGAGGTGCTCTGTTTCACCGTCACATTCTGACAAAGAGTTCGGTCTGGAATGGACGGGAAAATGTGATAAAGATACCGAGATTGAGGATATCGATGTCATTGGGGGTTCGAGTCCAGCCCCAGATCCTGTGATCATTAGCTGGACAGAGTCCTCAGAAGGTGAGGAGGAAGGCAGAGAAGACGAGGAAGTCGATGTTGTTGGAGAAAAGATGGATGGCACTTCTGTGACGCTCTCTGCTGTGGGTCAAATGGAGATCAGCCAGACTGAGGTGCTCTCTTATTGA